The following nucleotide sequence is from Parambassis ranga chromosome 21, fParRan2.1, whole genome shotgun sequence.
CACAGTCCTGAGAATATAGTCTATATACATTTTTCAAGTATGGAAAAAATATTGCACATGTATATGTTgtaaatttaaatgtatttatatatttatattttatttatatatttaaatagatATTATTTAAATTTACAACACAGCATCTCTTGACTATGTCAGGGTTttaggtttgagccagggcttctGTTTTAAAGTTGGTTTGTGcctgtgttacttcctgttttattttgctatttcctgtttagttctgtatcactgactctcctctcatttcaggtgtcctGACtaccccctccttgtgttccccctcctcttcctggtGACCacctgatcctccctcatgtgtcacacctgtgtctagttgtctaccctgatccctgtgtatttagtctgcgTCCTTCCTGcactcggtgccagtttgtcttgtcacCTTGGGAATGAGCATTCCTCTTGCCAGCCTTGACCTGGGGTGTTCTCCAGGTTGCCTTGCCttgttttatcctgtttcctCACTAAGTATCTTTGTTTTTGCCTTACGGAGTTTTTGCCACTTATTGTGTGATTTTGAGTTTTGAACTTTGGACTTTAGCCCACCTGACTGAGAATAAAGACTCTATTGTTAAacgctgctccacatcctgcatctgtgtccgctcTTCAACACCAACCTTGACAGACTAGCTATCTGCCATCCTACATTTTAATTGTTCCTCTTCACTGACCCATGTAATGTCACCTAAGAGGACTCATTAACAAAGCATTAATGATCTAGCTGTAACCTAAATCTTTGCTTTTGCTTTtcaattttttatttatttatacagcaccttTAACGATCAAGATTCTCTCTAGGTTTCATGTtgtgtcttcctcgtagttttgtgcccctccctctctctctctgcctccagacctgcatgctgacctgtaGTCTGGCTCCTGAATACtacaccagtctctgttgtttatccttgttttaattactattaacttactattactatttattaactaaagcagcaggaagcttcgccttatgagtcgggtcctgttcaaggtttcttcctgttaaaagggagtttttcttgccactgttgctcttaagggggttcaggctctgggtctctgtgaagcacctaGAGCCAATTATGACTGTAAAAGgcactatataaatacattgatattgaattgaattgttttctgttggtcatTTGCCAAATTATTCTGCTATAGTagcatatataatataatataatataatataatataatatatatatatatatatatatatatataaccatgaaaatgtgaattaatttaTACCCTttgtaaaatgcattttctggatttttcaAACCTACCACTGTTTCAGCTGTGGCCTGTAtgaaaaatccagaaaatgcattttacaaAGGGTAtaaattaattcacattttcatgaatgaaataagtgtTTGATCTCCTATTAATCAGCTAGATTTCTGGCTCTAAGGTGTATTTGGGCACCATCACCAAGTAGCTGGGTGTGAAGGCGACAACAGTTGGTGTGATTattcacaaatggaagaaacataaaataactgccaATCTCCCCCAGTCTGGAGTGCCATGCAAGGTGTCACCTCGAGTTTCAGTGATAATGAGAGCGGTGAGGAATCAGCCCAGAACTACTAGGGAGGAACTTGTCAATGATCTCAAGGCAGCTGGGACCATAGTCACCAAGAAAACAGTTGGTAACACAGTATGCTGTGAAGGactgaaatcctgcagtgcccACAAGGTCCCCCTGCTCAAAAAGCACATGTACAGGCACGTTTGAAGTTTGTCACAGAACATCTGAATGATTCAGAGGCTGAAAGTgttgtggtcagatgagaccaaaatccaGCTCTCTGGCATCACCTCAGCTCGccgtgtttggaggaggaggaagaatgaCTCCTAGAACTTCTTCTAAAAAAAGGAGTGGGACAAAATCCCCTCCTGAAATGTGTGCAAACCTTGTTGCCAACTACAAGAAATATCTGGCCTCTGTGATTGCCAACAAAAGTTTAGATGTTTTtcttattgttctgtctctcactgtaaATATAAACCATTGAAAATATTGACTcgtcatttctttgttagtgggcaaacttacaaaatcagtAGGAGTTCAAAAAATTTCCTCTAACTGTATGCTGGAGGCTGTAACATGTCACACTAACCACCAGATGTCGCCCTGATATCATTTTCATGCTGAAGCCGTATTTCAGTGTCGCACTGCTGATAGACTGTGTCTGATTTCAGCAGCATCACCTCCTCTTCCCAAGTCAGTCACTGTTTTGCACAGAATACTGcttatttttcctgtttctgcAAAACGTTTCCTGAAATAAGTTTTATATTCTATAATCTATGTTCTTTTGTACAATTTTACCAATGATTGAATAAATATAGAAAGCATTAGGCTACAAAACAAATTGTTtttggaataataataatgataatactAATAACAGTCATGTTAGAAAAAAGACcgttatatttatttatattgtttatgCAAAATAAAGTTGGCGTTAGGTGTCTTTGATAAATCTTTCGAAAGGGGCCAACATATTTTCTGCTGGAACTGATGCCAAGCAGCACTAAGTATTAATGTATACTATTAAGAAAATagaatgaataaataacattGAACTTTTTGAACCGTTTCAATCCTGTATACAGCACGTTTTAATTGAATGcatttacatatatataaactttTCAGAATAATAGCGTTAATTAAAATGTAGacttattttttctgtttttgtttttatctctgttTTAGGTGCTGTGCTGCTGATAAGATAGTAATCTTCAATACAACGGAGAGGGACGTTAGAAGCGACAGACTTTCCATGAGAGGGACAGACTTACCGACAGAAAAACTGTGATcagcctcactgtgtgtgtgtgtgtattgaaaaCACTGTCCCTAAAGCTATACGATCCATCTGCGAAAGGAACATTAATAATGCCATACCACTCATTCTTATGTTGctcattttatattaaaaaatatattaaatagcCACACACTACATACAAAAAACAGCATTGTATTGTcgggataaaaaaaagaataatgttGAAAATAGACATCCCGGCAgatcagtggaaaaacacctcgTCCTTAGAGGAGCTGGTCTATTTGGAGACATTGCGCTGACACTGAGGCCTATTCAAGCATCTCAGGATTTAGTTTATCAATGTCCTGTCAGGAATCATTCAAATGGAGAGACGATCAGTGTAAATACGACCCTTTTCCCGTTTTTGTGTAAGTCCGCACAATAAcacataaatgaaaaaaatccaacCATTTTTATTATGAATTACACCAATTAAGTTGTTCCTTCGTGCTTTTCTATTAACACTTTGAAAACCCTCCTCTGCAGCACGCCTGTCATTAAGCTGCATTATATTGTTTTATCTGCCCACTTTGAGCGCACTTTGATGAAGTGTTTGGAGCGGTGAGCTGACAGAGCCTTTGAGTTGCTTTTCTCCTGCAGCCAGGTGATGAACGTCCGGCTGATCGGGCGAAATAAGGAGTAATTAAAACCTATAAATTATCCGCCGGCAGCTCGTCTCTCTTACCGTGAGATAAGAATGCGCTTTTCCAGAGCTCGGGCTGGAAAACAATACCTACTGACAATGGCAGCTACACCTccgaaaagaggaaaaaacaatgGAGAGAGTGCGTCAAACCTGGAGCTGTGCGGCGTTGAAATGACGCATATGAAGCTGTGCGACGTGTACATTTCAGTTTACATtaactattaaaaaaacataagaaaGGAGATCGTTTATGGTGCCGGTTGGTATGCAGGCCTTCTCTCTTTGcggaatatgtgtgtgtgcgcttgtgtgATGACAAAGAGACCCAGAATCGCCTCTGGGTGCAGGCTGACAGGCTTGGTCTGTCGGGCCCAAATGAAAGAACCAGCAAGACATGAGCTCAGAGGAAAGTCGTTCCAGTTTAACTCCTGCTGTTTTAACACCAAGGCCCGCTGGGCCCACCTGTCCAGGTAAAGTTAACTGTTCAGAGATAattatttgaatttcattcatccatccaccagcgggtgtgtgtgtgtgtgtgtttctcctccaCTAAGATGTAACATATATACCGTACAAAGCTGAAGGCGCGGAGCAGTGATAATCTCTTGTTTGGTTTCTCTATGAAGGTGCCTCGCTACTTCACGCTCCCCTCCTGGATCAGAGACGTATGATAATTGGACGTCGTCACCCGATGTCCAAAAGTGTTCCGGCTGGTGATTGGCCCGCTGCGCTTTGGATGTTATTCATGCTCCTCTGGTTAGTGAGTATGAGTGTGTGCGCGCAGTGATGTGATGTGAGGACTTTGTGAAGAGCAGACTGTCATACAGCGGTGAAAAGCTGGGTGTGAGAGCAGTGCGCAACAACAACCGCGACCAGTCTTTTAGCCTTGTAAGTTAACGGCCATGACGCGCCAGAGCTTCTTTACGCAGACAGGATGTCCACCCTCTCCGAATAATTACAAGAAGCAACACATGCAGGAGACAAAATAACTATGTTTTAGTGCTTCCTGTAGTCATATTTTGGATACAATACAGGTCCACTGAGTGGAAGTGGATTGAAAGAAAAGAAGCCACGTTGGTGTTTGAAGCAGCAATGGAAGCGCAGCGGGATCTGAACAGCACGgatagtgagagagagagcgtctCCCCCTCTCCCAGCCTGCCCTCGCCGCCCATACTGCCTCTACAGGTCGCTCAGCAGGCCCACAGAACCACCAACTTCTTTATTGATAATATTCTGCGTCCAGACTTCGGTTGTAAGAAGGAGAACGGCGCGCGTGAGAGGGCACAGACATCCGCCCGGGATCGCCTCCACCCGGCGTTGAGCAGGCCGAGCCTTCCCGGAACGCTGTCCCAGGACTCAAACTGTAGCAGTGACAGCACTTCGTCCTCCGCATCTTCCAACACCTCCTTGGCGAGTTCAAAAAAGAGCAGCGGAGGCGGAACAGCCACCACAGTCGCCTCTACCGGGAACAGCGAAGGCGTAAAAGCTGAGGAGAGGACGGGCGGCGGTGCCGGAGAGAACACGTCCTCCTCGCTGGTGGTGCTTAACGGCACCGCGGCGCCCACACCAGAGACGCAGCCTCTGCTCTGGCCGGCATGGGTGTACTGCACACGGTACTCGGACAGGCCCTCATCTGGTAAGGCAGTAGAATCGTGACTGTGGTTCGTTAACGACTCTTATATGCATGTGCATCTTATGCTGACAGGTAAAATCATTTTCCTACACCAAACAACACCAAACATATTTACCGCTCGATATCAAACTTGATTTTATATACTACGACATTTCATTTGATTTTCCCTAAATCCTCTCTGTTttaaacacgcacacacacacacacacacacacacacacacacacacatatatatatatatatatatatatatatgtgtgtgtgtgtatatgtctatatatatatatagacacatGTTTTGGCAGCACAATATTAAATAATGAAACACTTTAAAAGCCTGAGATGTAGTTTGTTAATTGCTAAACAAGGCCGTTTCtagtttcatttcttttttttaaaaaaaaaagaaaagaaaaaaagagaaaagtaaGCTTCTGTAACAGCTTAACTTGAAGACATTTATTAAAAGAAACAGACTGACGCTGCGCTGAATGTTGACAGTGTAACGGTAGAGAGCGGGCAGGGCTTCATTGTGACATACTTTGGAGGGGGCTTCAGCAGACTTCACATCCACCTGAGAGCCTGTTCTCCCCGGCGTTAGTGTGTATGTCAGCCGTGTTTCCTGCGCTGAGCTGCTGTCAGTAAAGCATGGCGGAGAAAAACACAACGAAGTTAAAGACAATTACTGTACAGCAGACACTTTCAATAGACAATAAAACATGTACAAGTGGCCTACAGGGCAACGCGAAGGCATATGTCAGAAAGCAGACGGatattttcaaatctgaaaTAAACTCAGCTTTTCTCATCCCACTGTCAACATTGTGAGTTTTGTCACAGCGGGAGCCTCTTCATAAAATGTATCCTTTATAATGTACCTTTAACAACGTCTCACAGCAGTCTTTGATTGATCTAAGTAATGTATTTTAAGTAGTATTTACGCTTGCAGAAGCCTCAAATATTTTCGGATATTACTGGACTCATTCAAAAATGTGGGTATTCTATagcattgttattattatcattattattattattatcattattattattattattattattactactactacatggtaataatatatataatagcTGTAGTATGTGAGTACAAGCGAATCTTTTCAAGCTTCACAGTCAGGCGCCTAAATGAATTGTTTGAACGGGCAGGTGAGCAGgcaaaacataataataataataataataataataataataataataataataatatatacaatatgaaatgtattattaaaaaaataacctaGCTCTGCGCTGTGTCAAAATGCTCATCATGGGTTTTTCGATAGGCTGATTGATGATTATTACTCGTTTCATGCGCTGCATATTTATATTCCCGCTCTCCTGTCCTTTCGCCCTTACTGCAGGCCCAAGGACACGGAAACTGAAAAAGTCGAAAAGCGGCAAAGAGGACAAACGGCCGCGTACGGCCTTCACggctgagcagctgcagagacttAAGACGGAGTTCCAGGTGAACCGATACATCACGGAGCAGCGGAGGCAGTCTCTGGCCCAGGAGCTCAACCTCAACGAATCCCAGATAAAAATCTGGTTTCAAAACAAACGGGCCAAAATCAAAAAGGCCAGCGGCTTCAAGAACGGGCTGGCGCTGCAGCTGATGGCGCAGGGACTGTACAACcattccaccaccaccatccaggAGGATAAGGAGGACAGCGACTGAGGCACACCGCTTCATGGGGACAGGACCGCACGCTCCTCCGCACATACTCTGTACATTGTAAATATGATATCTAATTTAACGAAGCGCGCTTTGGGGGGGTGCTTGGCACTGCTCTTCCTTATCTCCTCCTGTTCAGGATGACTCGAAAGCGGAATAGACAAACAGACTGCATACTACTGGACTGATCTGTCACAACAAAACCAAAGATTTTATTGGAAAGCAGAGCCTGGACAGTTTCAGaaacagcaaagacaaaagaaacacCTCAGGGAGCCTCATGGAGCTCCAACCGCCCCCAGACAACACCAAACACCGCCAGAGCAGTCAGCCTCATTTCTGGACCAACTGCTTCAAAGACCTGTAATAACCCTACAGTTGACTGAGATGCCATACACAggtgaaaaatacaaaatgacagCCTATGATTCAGTATAGAACGAGGCCACCGTAGACACACTCAGAACCTCAAGGCCTTATAGCTACAGAAGCGCATCTGATCTGACTCTTCTAGAGCAACATATTACAAAGAATAGAAAACAATTTAAAGACAGTTCATTATCTCATTCCGGcgcattttaaaacaaaatttaCATCACAAGCAAAATACAGATGAACAACATGAGAAATCCAAAAAATAGCGGTTAAAGAAAAGGACAGGTCTGACTAAAAGAACTGTAGGAGTATTTTAGTTACTTTGTAACAGTCTGTAACTTTGTAGAATGGGTGAACTTGCCATCTTCACATTCATTCTGTGTTTATGTAGCgagacacacaaaatacacaaagacctaaattattttaattgcaCACATATCGCAAACAAGTCATGTTTCCAGCGCAAAATGTATATTCTTTATGTAACATCAATGGTACATTATAATATATGTTTACATTGgggcctgcagtgtgtgtgtgaaatgtcaaagaaataatcatttttttctgtgttataCCGTCTCAAACAGACTTAGGGGCAACTACAGTTGTTACACAGAGTCCATATAAATACAGTAGATATTTACAGAAGGCTTATAATTCATACACCAAAAATCACAAATTGAACACTGAGATCCTCTATGCGTCATTTTAATTTGGCAGGTTTTTCAGTGCGTATGTTACTGGGGGCGAGTACATTATATACATTTAAACCATGTTTCCAAATAAACGCTTTTATATTGGAAAAAACTCTCGcacagtgacacattttttattgttgacACCGAGTATTTAGTtaatattaatgtgtgtgtgtgtgtgtgtgtgtgtgtcttcagctcATTGATTCAAGTGAGTGGGACAACTGAATCCATATTCATAAGCCTTTTGGAAAGAAGGTGAATTTACACTGCGAGGCGCGCCGCTATCAGCGCTGTTCAAAGCGTTGCAGAGCATGAAATTGcctctccgtctctctgtgTTCACTCATTTCATCACCCAGCCCTGCAAGCctgaaacaaaaatacaggagAGCGAGTCTGACTGTGTTTGGGACTCGTTCAGATAGGAgaaagcttcacacacacacagcaagcacTCGGGCACCCATTATGCACcttcatttttttacatggtttaTTAATGATATTACTACATTCGTTTACCTGTTTAGTATTAATGATTATTTGTATCACATTTCTACCACAAACACACTATTTTCAAATAGGGATTGCAAACTAACATATAACATAGGGCctattgtatttttaaattaacaATCTAACCATACACATAAaaaggttgtttttgttttttttattggtttgtttttagttttttcgtgtgtgtttttttttcttaaaaaagcACTCCACCCTCCTTTTGGTTTAGAATACACATCCAAACTCTATTTTCTTGTgtgacaaaaatacaaagaagtAGCTTCCTTTTATCAGTGGTTTTCATCCAAAAGTATGGCTCTGTTCTGCTGAATCGGAACTTTTACTACATGTTTTCACATATTTGAAGGAAAAGAGGGATAAGCAGGTGTTACTTTAAAGCGCTGATAAGGGAAAGATCCTGTAGATAACTGAAACATATCATCGTCCTGCTTCCTCAAGCTATCTATTCATCTAACCAGTCACGTCAGGAACTTTATTTGTATTTCAGTGAAATAATGAACAGATTGGGCCAGATTGTAACCATCTGGGAATAATATTTAGCAATTTAACAATTCTTTTTaaggatagatagatagatagatagatagatagatagatagatagatagatagatagatagatagatagatagatagatagatagatagatagatagatatttggAAAGGGTAAACTGAGGGCCATGTTGCTGTTGACAGCAAGTCCACTGTGTAATTATTTTGGACTAAATTACTTATCGAGTGAGCATCTTCTTGATGAAACCAGACCATTTCCTGCAGCCAGGAGGTCATCTGTCATCTCGAGCTTCATACTTTCCTTATAGCAGGAGTTTGTCTCTTCTATAATCATTCTGGAGCCTGTCCAAAGAAGTATTCCCACCActtaaaaagaaagagaggaaaataacAGCAGGCTGAGATCAATTTGTCAAATTCAAAGGTAAATGTTGTGACAGGTTGACTGAATCTTTGCCTCTACCTGTTTTCTTGCACTCTCTGCTGCTGGCCTCAGATCCatagggaagaggaggaggtttgGTTTCACATGCAGGGCCCTTTGTAATTATCCaatagaaacacagagacaggatGATATCATTTCTTCACATTCCATTTCTGCTTTTACATTCCATGCATGCGTAATtgcataataaaaacacacagtgtgcatctgtgtgagaTCACAGAGTGTGATGCAAATTTCAAAACAATTAGACACATTACATTCCCCTACCAATTACAgaggactgtttgtgtgtgtgtggcaatggactgtgtgctgctgcctgaAGCAGGGGGACTGCAAACTGTAGCCACACAGCCAGGCCTGTGGCTACAGCTTTAATTTACATGCAAATGAAGGTAATAAACAGTCCTCCTGCTGATGAAGAACtgtacagtaataataataattaataatggtCTGACTTTGCTCTGCCTCCATGGCTCAGTGTTGCTACCTGAAAACAGAATATCAGTAGGTTGTACCAATGGGCAACTGTACCTTTTTTTATCACATCAAGTTACATAAAACAAACCAGTTTTCCATTTGGATTTGACTACAAACAGTAATtataaattaaacaaataaaattgaGGACATCATGACCAACAAAAGTCATTCATTCTAATAAACTTCTTTTAACATTTGATGAATTGAgtcacattttaatgtgaacAAAAATGGATTTCTCTAaattatgatgtgtttttttgtgctatAATACACTATGTAAGAAAAACTCCAACAAGAGCCTATttaaaagcttttgataacatgagataaatttaaaaaaaaaaagtcttaaaaaaGCATAAAAGTTTTTGGGGTAACATCTTATATCTTTGTGTTGAACATTTAAACCTGATCAATCAAACTGTAGCAATCAAATGTGGATGACCGTCATTAGTAGAGCTACTAGTGGATCTGACTGACTGAGTCTTGGCCATTTCTCAGCAGCCTGGTGTCAAACACAAACCAAGAAACACAAAACCACTGTCTTCACACCCAGTAATACAGCTGCCTTCATTGTTGATCCACACATGCAACAAACTGAttgtgtacacaaacacacaagcaaacgCTTCACTTGCACTTGGGTGCATACACATGCACCccatacacacagagcagacagggGGTGCAGACTAACTCTCCACATGCCTCCTTCTGTCTACAGCCTGTCAACAAGTGAGCTGTGAGGCCCAGCAAAGCAGTTGTGGCACAAATGGCCACCATTGTTTTATCATGGCTGGGGAACACACATAGCATTGATATACAGGCCTTCCACACTGCTGTtaaccagtctgtgtgtgtgtgcatgcgtgtgtcagtgtgtgactaAGCAGTGTAAATCATACATGGATTAACTGGCAAATggttttatatgtgtgtgcctgtctgtgtatATACTGTGTGCAGGTCTAAAATGATACTGGCTCTTCCACTCAAATGCAGAGATGTCCACTGGAAAAGCTTGTCTTGTTAATATTTGATGtggaaaaaactgaaaatatattttGGTAAAAATGTAGTCTTGACTTCATTATTATATTGGTgttcacatacatatatactaATTAATAAATACTCCTGcattaaaaaatgcaaatactCACTCATTAAAGATACGATCATTAATGAGATTGTTAGAACATCATTATGTCTTAGATTTTTGACTAAGTTTATTAATTTTCTTTGAAGGGGGGAGCCAGAATTACTACAgtaggaaaaaataaataaatgaatacatttattcacatgtttcaaaaacacacacacagagcatggaAAGACTCACTTGTGTTTTGAAGTGGCAAAGCTGCCCAGCCCCCTCTTTTGTCCCCAGATCCCTCCCAAACAAACATTGCAAACAGGATTAGTTTGTTCTCAGATGCCCAATGTTACGTGGTTTGATGCTGCCGCTCCTCAACCGGGGCTCACAATGAGGAGCCAGACTCCCCTTTCCTTACAGCCCATTGGGTTGGCGCCATTTTGATTCAAGCCAGCAGGTAGGTGAGAGCCACCTCAAAAGATCCTGTCCCATGTCTTTCAATTGTTTTTCTGATGGATAGCAAAATATTTTCAATCACtttttttgaaaatattttggAAACATcttaactgaacaccagatcatgTAAGCATTTCATTTGCACAGTAAAACCATCCCATCTTATGAGCATCCATTATTAAAggttatagaaaaaaaataaacagaggaTATATCATCTGTTTGCAATGTTGTCGCCATATTATTTACCAATATAGGTATGGTAAATTCACAGCAGCAGTTCATATGGTGCTGTGTCCTAATGACACAGATGGGAAATACAACATGGTGtaataaaaataacagaaatgaTGTGTTCTTAATTACATCACAGACAGATTTTAATAAGACAACAGCCATGCTCTGTTCTACTCCCACAGGGATCACATGCTCATTCTACAGGCACTTAAACCACTTTGAGGCACTAAAATCCAATCATATCAATATAGTTATAATAATATTCTCTGCAGATCAGATAGACAGCGTACAGAATGTAAAAGTCCAAAACTTATAGTTTACCCTATATAGCTATTTTACCTTACtaaaatataagataagatataaaatctaaaatgtattatttgctTGAGTTTTACCAAAGAACTCCTTTGTATTTTCTGAATACAAGCCTAAATGATTACATTTGTCTACACACTGATcattatagtgtgtgtgtgtgcaagtccCACTTTGCTGTATCATATgctgtataaatatgtatgagtgACGGGGAGCCTGGGAGGAGGTTtttcagctctgcagcagagcagacattTATAGAGGTGTCAGAGACAGATAATCAAGGCGAGAGCTTCTCTGCATGAAATGAAAATACTGCTGCTGGTGCCTGTATGCAACTCCTCTGGGCAATAAAAGACTCATGCCATGTTGTGATATTAAATCTTATCATAATCTTGCCTGAAAAAAGGTTCCTCGGTATTTACAATGGAGCAGATATGGACAGCAGCAAGGATATTGTAGTTATTACTGAGCAAGGCAGGAAGCAGTATGAAAAATGAACATAGttacaaaaaacacataaaatggGTCAAAATAATGATGCAATCCCTGTATTATAATACATgtttattacaaaacagcaaTTAGACTCTTGCATGTATTTGTGTTGACTGTGGCATTCaagttaaatataaaaatatctaTATTGTATtagaaaatacacaacacattttaaataatggGCTATTCACCTGCTGTAGATTGAATCCATTCAATTTATCCCTTTTGTTTACCTATGCAGTTATAGTTACACTCCCTTTATTTCCTTTGGTAAATATTAGAGAATACAATTAGCTAAAGAGGCACCATGATCATGTGGTTAAAATCTGACATGTTGTTGCTTTCTACAACAGGCCACATTAGTATTTAGTACTTGTAACAATAGTATATTTAGTCCTATTAAACACCATACTTAGAATgtaatttaaacatgtttatttatatgtaATGTGTATGTCTCTCAAAATGTAATGATTAATATgacttttaaaaagacaaataaataaataaaaccttttatattatataaaataaacaacaataatggTGTGGGGAAGAAATCTTAACAAGACACTACACATTTAATTAGAACACGTCTAGGTTGCTGCAATATTGCTGTTACATTACTGATTATGTCAATGGTAGCTAGCAAAGACAGGAAACTGAGCTAGCTTAGCATTATTTTTGCCTTGTTTTACATTCTTCATGTAACAGCGTTTTTACAGTAATCAGTCATAGTAGTGCAGAATTTGATGTCAAACTGTTTACAGTAACAGGTGATAATGTTATGGGGATGAAGTATTTTTGATCAGTTTTTACTAATTTTATACTGGCTTAAAAATTACTCTGAATATATAAAATCCACTTATTACTTGAAAGGCCATTACCACAACAGGAGGGTTCTC
It contains:
- the LOC114426358 gene encoding homeobox protein engrailed-1-B-like isoform X1, with the translated sequence MEAQRDLNSTDSERESVSPSPSLPSPPILPLQVAQQAHRTTNFFIDNILRPDFGCKKENGARERAQTSARDRLHPALSRPSLPGTLSQDSNCSSDSTSSSASSNTSLASSKKSSGGGTATTVASTGNSEGVKAEERTGGGAGENTSSSLVVLNGTAAPTPETQPLLWPAWVYCTRYSDRPSSAGPRTRKLKKSKSGKEDKRPRTAFTAEQLQRLKTEFQVNRYITEQRRQSLAQELNLNESQIKIWFQNKRAKIKKASGFKNGLALQLMAQGLYNHSTTTIQEDKEDSD
- the LOC114426358 gene encoding homeobox protein engrailed-1-B-like isoform X2 — protein: MEAQRDLNSTDSERESVSPSPSLPSPPILPLQVAQQAHRTTNFFIDNILRPDFGCKKENGARERAQTSARDRLHPALSRPSLPGTLSQDSNCSSDSTSSSASSNTSLASSKKSSGGGTATTVASTGNSEGVKAEERTGGGAGENTSSSLVVLNGTAAPTPETQPLLWPAWVYCTRYSDRPSSGPRTRKLKKSKSGKEDKRPRTAFTAEQLQRLKTEFQVNRYITEQRRQSLAQELNLNESQIKIWFQNKRAKIKKASGFKNGLALQLMAQGLYNHSTTTIQEDKEDSD